One window of Coriobacteriia bacterium genomic DNA carries:
- a CDS encoding LysE family transporter, protein MPNTLAFLSYVLLTTFTPGPNNIMSMSNASRFGFRKSLRFTSGVFAGFFVLMVLSCAFSLTLYSVLPSIKPFMTVVGAAYILWLAYKTATASPHAEQGLGATNTFLSGALLQFLNPKAILYGITAASTFLVPYYKSPVVLAGFCLFMAGMSFISTSSWAAFGSVFERFLSGNGKAVSWVMAALLVYCAVALFM, encoded by the coding sequence ATGCCCAACACACTCGCGTTCCTGTCGTACGTGTTGCTCACGACGTTCACGCCCGGCCCCAACAACATCATGTCCATGTCGAATGCGAGCCGCTTCGGCTTTCGCAAGAGCCTGAGGTTCACTTCCGGCGTCTTCGCGGGGTTTTTCGTCTTGATGGTGCTTTCATGCGCCTTCTCGCTCACGCTCTACAGCGTGTTGCCCAGCATCAAGCCGTTCATGACGGTCGTCGGCGCGGCCTACATCCTCTGGCTTGCGTACAAGACGGCGACCGCATCTCCTCACGCCGAGCAGGGTCTTGGTGCGACAAACACGTTTCTTTCCGGAGCGCTGCTGCAGTTCCTGAACCCCAAAGCGATCCTGTACGGCATCACCGCCGCGTCAACGTTCTTGGTGCCGTACTACAAGTCGCCCGTTGTGCTCGCGGGGTTCTGTCTGTTCATGGCTGGCATGAGCTTCATCTCGACGAGCAGTTGGGCGGCTTTCGGCTCGGTGTTCGAGCGTTTTCTCTCGGGCAACGGCAAGGCCGTCTCCTGGGTGATGGCGGCTCTGCTCGTCTACTGCGCGGTGGCGCTGTTCATGTAG